In the genome of Fusarium keratoplasticum isolate Fu6.1 chromosome 13, whole genome shotgun sequence, the window TCGCGccagttgatgatgaaaatATAAAGCCCGATGGGATCCGGCCACAGACATCTCTCAACCCTTCAATCATGGCCATTCCTCTTCATATCCTGGCCCTGCGGAGGATCTCCAGCAAGATCAACAGACGAGTCTATTCCAACCCGGACACGCCTCGGCTGACACTTGCTGAACGAGAAGAGATCATCCGGTCTCTCCACAAGGAGCTGATCCAATGGCGTCGAGACATGCCGTTCCCTCTGCCCAAGGTCGACGCCCAGGTGCCACATCTGACGAGCACCTGGTACGATTTCAACTACTATACCCACCTTGCCATGCTCTATCGGCCAACACCACTGTTCCCTACTCTCGATCAGACCCGGATTAAAACACTCGCAGAGGCAGCATCTTTGTCGATCCGGCATGCCTCTAGTATGCACCAACAAGGCAGACTTGCATTCAACTGGCTGAACTTTCTCGCCTTGTATACTTCCACGATATCGCTGGTCTACTCCGTTACTGCACAGCCAGATGACCTCTGCAAGGTTCTGGAAGAGACAAGGGCAACCGACGACTTGCGCCTCTCGATCGAGTTGTTTGATACTCTGGGGATGAAGTTTGTAACGGCGAGGAAGATTAAGGCCATTTTCAGCAAGATCGTAGAGAAATACGAGGATTATCCGACTACATAGTAATATATTGCATATACTCTTGCTAAATTTTGCACCATATGGATCGGCCTGGTCAGAATTCAGCTCGTTTGACCAGGCGATAGATGTTGCCCTCCCGGGGATAACAAGCTAGTTACACGGGGAACTTGGGCAAGGGGGATGGGGGTGAAGGGGCTTTCCAGCAGATGGATCCATGATTGGAGGGTGTCTTGTAACTCGTCCAGGTCAGCCGTCTTTGATAACAGTATCATGACATCATCGTGTCCAGACTCTCTCAACAGCGGCGCTTCAAGAGAATGTTCGCTGGAGTCGCTCAAACCCCGCACTGGTGGAGTCTGACAACGCTGTTATCTGAGACCCCAGCCAAAGGCCCCTAGATCGTCGGAGCGTCCGACGTACCCTTATCGCGTGGGTCCGTGTCGTGAACCCCTGGCATGGTGTTCACTCACTGGTATCGGGTAGTCACCGCATCTTCTCCGCAAAGGCGAATCGGAGCTGCAATTGATGGTTGTCATGTTGTGTTGCCCGTTGTGTTATCAACTTAGCCCGCTGAGATGTTCCCCGGCACCACCAAATCCAGCCCCGAAAGTAGACCTAATTGACAAGCGTTGAACCTTGGGTGGTTCCAACTGTGCGGGTAAAgtccaagccaagcctcTCATCTTCAGGGTTCTAGACGAGTAATGAATGATACGGTCTGGCACTGGCGAGACTGTAATGTCCAGGATTCAGAACAGCACTATGGGGAGATCCCTAGGACAACACTTTCACCTCGTAATGAAAGGCGCACATACTGTTGAATATCTAGGGCCTACCTCGACAAGTATGGGATACTTTCTGTTTCCAAATATAGTTAACCCCTTGAACCACTGGATATCCATAGCCAACCAACTGTTTCCGACTTTGATTCATAACCGCTTTCTTTGCCGTGATGTTGTCTTGTGCATGGCGCAGTTAGACAAGAGTTCGTTCTGCCGCGTTTTGTAATCTCAACAACGGCGACTATGAAAGAGACGGGTTGCACGTTAAATACATAGGGTATATCTTGAAGCTTCTAGTTAGGTAATACGAATGGCAAAATACAATATAGATGTCATGCAGCATGCCGCCCTCCTGAAGAGCTACATACCTCCGGCTACTTCGTAGGGCTCATCGTTAAGTTCTACTTTGCCTTATGCCATCTCTATTATCATTAGCTGCTAGCCCGGCACCAACTCAAAGGCAGATGAGTGCCATCTTTCTCGCTGAGAAGTAAAAGGCGCATGGCTGGATATGGAGAAAATAGAGAGCACATACGGTTATGGGAGCCCAAATGCAAAGTTTCTTTGTGGAAATCCACAGGTCAACGTCAGCAAGATAATGATATACGTTGCCACTGCTTCTAGCCAACATGGTAACATTATAAAGCTGGTCTCTGGGAAAAGGAAGCACCGGATTATCCATCCTTCAAATCAGCCCAAATCCCAGAAcagctttcccttcttcagaCACTTGGGAAAAACCGGTATAtcccttgagcttggactCGTCCGTCTCTACACCCGTACAGTCTGGGGGCGACCGGCCGGCGAGAGCAGCTTCGAGCTGTTCTTTGATATAGCGTTTGTTAATCGGAGTAGTCGGGCACGAGGCTATGTAGACCACGCTGGCATCTTGACAGCCCAGTTGGTCGGGATCCACGGCATGGCACATCTGGGCAGTATTAGCTTCTCTATTCCACAGTGGGCCGCAGATCAGCCTGGTAATTCCCTACATCAGTATGCCACCAGACAGTGTCACCTGGCTTCATGTCCGGGATGTACGAAAGACATTCCCTCAAGCGTAGGTGGGGATGTGAGCTTGGGCTTAACCGCTGGCTTTGCTCCTTGATGGTGCCTGGAAACCAGTTGGAATCCGGGTCAAAGGTCCATTTCTCGGCGTCCATCACGTCCTCTTGGTTGGGCGGGGGAGCGAAGAAAGGCCTCAGCATGAGATAGGCCACAGTTACCTTGACCTCTGGGTAGAGCAGCAGGGTGCCTTTTGTTGCGGATGTCTGCGTCAACGCCGTCCAGCCTTGGAACGAGCGGAAGACGACAGAGTGCGCCTGGGCCTTGAACAGGAACTGGTCAGCGTTCTTTCGGACGTCGAGATCATACGGATCATGCAGCTCCGGGTGGCCCGAGAAGATTTCGCCATAGACTTTGCGATACTGCGGATCCGCCCAGCGGCATAGACTGCCAGCGTCGATGTGCGGTCCCAGTCCAAGAAAGCTCTGCCCTGGAGGCCGGATACGGGCTGCATCGGTGTAGCTCAGGGGCTCGGGTGATGTCTCGCCCGACTTGTCGTGGTAGAGAGAGTTGAGGGCCCTCTGGACCAGGATGTGATTGGGATGGGTGCGGATTGCCACCTGGGTTGGGGAGTTGTAGACGTTGATTATGACACGAGACTCTGACGGCCAGCCCGGGATGGCGCCCTCGTTGTCTGTGAGAAAGGCCTTGAGGTCCTGGTACTGGTCAgttgcctcctcctcgccgagaacGCCCCGGATCACGCAGCAGCCGCTAGATTTCAAGATGGAACGCTGCTCATCCGACAGGCCATCGCGGGAGATATCCGCCAGCTCCAGGACAGGGATGGCATCACTGCCAAGCCTTGCCAGCCTCTCGGTGACggcctcgagatccttgCATACCCTCAGCCAGCCCTGTCTCAGCGCATCTTGTCCATACTGCGCAatcacctcggccttggctgcGGTAGATAATGCGAATGTGTCCTCAGAGACGGTTTGGGGAGGTGTCAGGAATTCGCTCCAGGCTGGCCAGTTGCTAACTTTTCCAGACATTGATACTGGATTGTCACGTTGGGCTGCAAACGGATGATGGGCAGGATTAACCTGGTATAGGACTAGACAAGCCACGGGAAGATAGGGTGGTAGATGAGGCGTCGCTATTATCTTGTCTATATCAGGTTAATATACCAAGAGACAACGCCAAGCCTACTTCACAAAGAATCGGCAAGGGGCGGAGGTGCCGATGGAATAAGCCCAATTCAATTGGTGTGGCCTAAACCGCATCGGATTCACCGCCCCCGCCTTGTTGGATACTGGTTGCGGTTTGATAGGATAGATATCCGAACTCGAGTATCCCCAGAACAACCCTTACAATCCCTTTCTATGCTTTCTCAGAGTCGGATCGGTGGGAGAGGCGGGAGAGGGATCTAGGCGGACTCGCCGATCTCTCTTCGGATAACTTGGGGGACAGTCGATACACCAGGATAATCCATCGGCCCCATCGATATCTTCCCCGATATCTTAGCCGATAGGACCCTTAGCTCGCTAGCGAGGTCATGAAGCGCATCTTATAGCCTCGCAACGCGGGGATCGGGACTATAAGAAGCCAAGGCTGATCCATTGGCGGACAAGACATCAAAACTCCACTGAGAGACAGAACGTGGGACTGTAGGCTACTTGTGGAGAAACATCTCAGTCACttgcatcctcgtcctcccaACGCCGCCACCATGTTCGCCATCAGCAAGATGATGGCACTCATCTGCCTCGTCGCAGCGCTGAACTGTGCAACAATCGGCTACGACGCAAGCATGATGTCCTCCCTTAACATCCTGGTTTGTACTCCCTTCCCTGTGCCTTCACCAATGCTAACTCGTCGTCTGCAGTCCGAGTTCCAGACGCAATTTGACATAGACACAAACCTCAAGGGTCTGTTGACCGCCGCTCAGAACCTTGGCTCGATCGTCACCGGATTCTTCGTCGGTGCCCTGGTAGACAAGTATGGCCGCAAGATGGGCATCCTCATATCCTCCTGCCTCGTGCTCGTGTCCTGCGTCTTGCATTCCACGGCAACCACAAAGGCGCAGCTCTTTATCGGACGCATCATCGTGGGTATCGCCAAGTCAGTGGACATTGCGTCCGTACCGACCTACCTAGTCGAGCTGGCGCCACCCACGCGTCGAGGTTTCGTTGCCGGCCTGTACTGGGCGTGCTGGCTTCTCGGTGCCATCATATCCTCCGCCGTCGGCTACGGAGCGCGCAGCATTGCGGGATCTTGGTCGTGGCGTctcatctgcatctgcatggccggccctgccctgtcctgcATCATCTGCCTCTTCTTTATCCCAGAGTCTCCTCGATGGCTGATCGCCCACGGCCGGGAGCAAGAAGGCCTCGGCGTTCTCGCCAGGTTCCACGGAAGGGGAGACGAATCGCATCCCTTGGTCACTTCGCAGTTCagagagatcaaggaggcGATTACGTTTGAGCAGGAGAACCGGTTCGAGTCTTACAGGGCCTGGTGGAAGGCTTTCGTCGGGGCCAAGGAAAACCTCTACCGGGGCTTCATTCTCATGACCCTGGGCGTATTCGAGCAGACCATCGGCTCGAGTATCATCACCTTTTACCTGGGCAACGTCCTCGACCTGGCGGGCATCACATCGGAGAAAGAGCAGTTCGCCATCAACGTCAGCCAAAACTGCGTCGCCTTCCTGTCTGCCCTGGTTGGTATCTGCTTCATCGACCGGGTCGGCAGGGTCCCCATGCTGGTGGCCGGCACTACCTTCTGTGCCGCCGTTCTCGCCACCATGGCTGGCCTGACTGCGCGGGAGACGGACAATTCTGTCGGCCGTAAAGGCATCATTGCCATGGTGTACCTCTTCCAGATTGGATACTCGTCTACATGGACGCCCTTGTCGTTCTCGTACTGCGCCGAGATCCTCAACTTTACCATCAGGGCCAAGGGCATGGGGTGGGTTTCTGCTTCCCTGCTCTACTAGACATGTCACTAACGAGCTTGACTATGTATAGTATCTACAGCGTGTTTACTTCGTCAGCCGGCTTCTTCAACCAATACGTGATCCCCATCGGTCTGAGTGGCATTGGATGGAGGTGAGAATTGTCCTACAATCTATACTACAGGCCGAGTCAGCAAGACTAACCACATACAGGTTTTACATCGTCGGTACTGTTTGGAATGTTTttgtcgccatcgtcatcttcttcacctaCATGGAGACACGTGGTCTCACACTGGAACAGATCGACCAGCGTTTCAAGGGTGTCCCCCGTGACCAGCTTGTTGATATCACGCAGGTCTATTATGGAGTGAAGCCTATTACAGAGGCAGAGTTGGAGAGCAATGCAAAGAAGGATGTGAAGAACTCTGTCGAACCCTCGCAGGCTTGACAACAGATAAGCCTGAGACAATGGCGACGGCAACAAGCCCTGGTCATGAGTTTACTCATTGTGCGCCAAGCAGACTCCTTTCGCTCAACGCCCCAGATATCTCCTGCGGACTCGACATGTTCCAGTAGATTAGCTAGCCTTGTGGATATCAACTACTGCCTTGTGACCCTTCCTGCACCTTGGATCATCTGAGATTACTTCATCATGCATGCAATGATACGTTGACGGCGAGCCTTCTCAACACGTCTTTTACCCGGGGCAGGAAACTTGCACAATAGTTTAAAGAGGAGCTATATTTATCAACATTATAACTCAGGCCGGGGTATCTTGAGAAGAAATATCCAACACATCTGAAAGAAACATAGGCCAGTACTCATCCATAATCCATCGTCTCAACCGCCGCAACGCCAACAGCAATGAGTAACTACCCATTGGCGAGTCAGTCCCGCCAATACGCTCTCCCGTCATCAGCAAAGACTTGCCACTGCCATCCACGACGCTGGCCACAAATTGCCAGTTGTGACCCTGCACGATGATGCCCGGGAGGAACTCGATAGACCTCAAGCGTCCACGACGATTCTGCCTTAGGCTACGCCACTGGGCAGAGTGCCATGTGCCCATCTGCAGTTCTGCATTATCACCCTCCACTCCGGGACGCTTAGTCTCAATTGAGAGGGCAATAGGGCGCGTGCAGAGGTCCCCCAGGTCAGTGTGGTTGATGGACTGGGCGGGCCGTACTCTGCACAAGTCATTGATGGCCTGTTCCACATTGCTTCCTCTATCAGGCCGGTAAAAGATGCAAAAGTCAATCATCTTGGATGGTGCTTCTTCGGGTCTGTATTCCGTGATGATTTGCGCGGCCTGAGACCATCGAAAGTCGGCAGGCCCATCACTCGTGAACTGGCTTTTCCGGAAGACGCTTTGAAGGATCGGAGCATGAATTTCCCCATTCCAAGACGTCTCACATTCTCGATTGACTCTACACTCCTCAGCGCGCTTCATCATTCCTTTTACCCAATCGAACGGTGGTAAGAAGCTAGCTGTGTCCTCAGTCTCGGATCGTGCGGCTTCGTCGTGGTCGAAGGCGGATGGCGAGATTCTGGAACGGGGCGGCAACTGTATAGTCATCGAGGTTAGAGAAGGCCAGAGTAGACAAACAGATTTGGTGAGGAGAGGCGCAGCATCAAGGCATCCATACCTTGTTCTCGGGGGAAGCTGGCAGGATGCCCCGTCCTTCAGCAATATCCCGAAGCTCATTGAGCAGCTTATCAAGAGAGTCGGGGTATGTGTCGAGTATGAAACTGCCAGTGTTGAAGCCGGTGTCGTTCATTTGGGCATTGCGAATCTGTCGCGAGGGCGATGTGCGGCTAGacactgattttggcttcTTCAGGGCGGGTGCGGAGCGACTGGAAACACTCGACGCCAACGACGAGGTGGTGCGTGCGGAGCCGGTCGAGATATGATGAGCCCATTCCTGAGGCTGGTTTTGTTGGAATCGATTGGGGCGTGGAGTGTTGTCATCGCCTGCTTCCTCTGATTGTGCTGAGTCGGTGCCGTCGTCGTTGGGATCTCTCTGTCGCTTCTGAGGGATGTCGGGGCCATGGCTGATTCAAGTCTCGTCGTCTCGGAggctggcggcgatggaATCTTATGGGAGCTAGTGTTGAGCCTCCGTCGCTTGCGCGGTCGGCTTTGCTTGGTCTCGTTGACTGAGCTGGATTCGGCAGGGAAAGGGAGGGGATTGTCCTTCAAGTTGGTAATGGATGAAAGCCAGCTAGCAACGGCGGCTTCAGTCGCGTACATTCTGTTCTTGACACCCGGTAAGCCGCGTCATAAACTGGCAGTTGCCGATTGTGTCGCGTCGTCCCTTTTGAAGCGTTTGTTAATGTGACCTGAGATGGAGCGGGGTGATGATTGTTGTGATTTGTCGCCCCGCCAACTGCTGTGGCGCTGTGGCGTCATCTGATTACATCAGTGCGCGATAAGGGTACAGGGTAGGTCCAGCTTGAAGTTCACCTTGCAGATAATTGAGACAGAGAGGGCTTGCAATTCAGCCTTTTacgacaaggtcgacaaggGTATTATTACGGATAAGTTAACTCCTATCTGGTTGTTTAATCGCTGTCATGTTGTCATTTACGCTGCATCGTGCCGAGCATGCCATGCTCCACCCTCACTCCACAAGGCACAATCTGGTTACACTCCAGGTTATTCAGCCTCTAGAGAAGGTATTAGTACGAGACCTGGATCCTCAAGAGCGAAAATATGGCTGCTTTGTTTCTAATAAATGGTGTGGTTCATATTTGGGTAACCCGAGCTTCTCTTCTGGATATAAAGTGCATGTTAAATCCCCCTCCTATTACTCACTCTGTTAACCTATTCTTTTCTACCTCCTGCTGGGCGTTACGATTTCCGGCTTACCTGTGATATCACCTCTCATAAAAATCTCAGCTACCAGCATTATCCATCCTTAACGAGTCAAACTTTTGCTAGAGGGATCAATAACTTGCGGTATTTCATAGCGTCAGGCTTTAATGCTATGATATCTTAATAGTTATATTCTTCGCTCTTATGCCCCACAGAGACATCATTAATACCAACAGAAAAAGAGAATGAAACATGAGTGAATCGCCGTCCAAATGATTCTGGCGTTCCATAGTAGGTCGAGTAGTGGCTGCGAGTATGATCATATGTGAGCTGGCCTCGACTCGCTGCATCGAGGACCGCTATGCATCCTCCAAGTGAGATAAAGACCGCTCTTTCGAATGGAGAGTTTCAGATGTTCTTGACATATTTTCCTATTGCCTAAGCCTCCTTCTCGTGTCTTCGAGTGCAAATCGCATCTTTGTTGATTAAGACAACACAGTTCACACTGCAGACATTCAAGTCTCAAGCCAAGCTGCCCTACACTTCTTCTCTTACTCATCAAGACGGCTACTGGCGCTTGACAGGCGGCCTTGAAGCCCTCTCCATGGTGGCGAGATGTCCTCACGAGCTTTCCCGAGTTTTATTCAAGGTCCTGAACCAACACTCTCGAATTGGGACCAGCATTGCAACTCTCCATCCCATATTGCTAATGGTTTGGTCGGAAATTTGGCCATCCCGCAACAGGGCAGGTACAGGAAGCACCGATATCGCACAAAGTATCCTTCACATTAACCCTGTTGACCATGTGCCATCGCCAACGGACCAGGtcttgatgtgatgttgATTGGCAAACCAATCAGACCTTTGCAGTGAGTTCAATTAACCCTCCTGACATCTGATAAGCAAGGGCCCCGCCCACTAAACCTACAATCCTCCGGAAACAACCTCCCCTTGCGGCTTGGTAGCTTCTTGGCGGCTGATGCTAAAAGGTCTCGTGGTCCGAAGTATATTGCGCAactcttctgcttctggttTGAGGTAATTCCTCCAACATGCTGATAAGCATCCTCAACTTGGGCAGGTGGTAGCCAGAATTAAACCATTCTGCACAATCATGCATAGGATCACACCTAGCCCATGTCAATCACCATAGTTGATGGTTTTAGCTTTCAAGATTGTTATGAAGAGCCACATCCCACCGGGTCCCTCATAACAATATCGGAGTCTCGGTGTTTGGCAAGCCCGTAGGGAACAAGACGCGGGATTTTCTACACCAGAGAACCGCCGCATCCTAACCAACCCTTGTCTGCGTGAAGTCGTTCTTCCAATGTCCGAGAGTGTGATTCCGTTTCTAGGGGCCCCTGGCATCACAAATCGGGTTGTGGGGGTGTTGGACCGAGTTCGGACCACGCAACAGAGCTTTGACTGGTCACCACGTGGTGCACTAGGCATATCATCCAGCTGCGTAGTTCGTCTTGGCAGGTTCGTGTTCCTGCAGAGAGTCGGACTAGAGAAGTAAGGTTATCAATATCGGAATGAAATGACACTCAAACGGCCGGCTAAACCCGATCCTTCGCTTGTTGGATGGGTCCCAACATCTGATTGAAGGAATCGTGGTTTCCACTGCAGCCAACTGCAGGGATTTTAAATTACGGCACTTGCTTTGGCTTGGACCACTGACATCTAATCTTATCAACAAGATCTTATCTGATCATCCCCAGCGTTTTCTTGCGGCTTGTAGAAGCTGGAGGGTCCTGTCCCATCTTGCTGCCTCTATAAAAATCAGCATCAGGTGCAGTATGTTTCATCAGAACGGTCGTCACAGCCTTTTCTCTACGTCCCACAATCCTTCTTCTACGGCCGTTCGTTCTCTACACCTTCCCATCGGCATCGCCTCGGTGTGGAACGTGTCAAGATGACATTCATCAGGTCGTTCTTCTTTTTGGCTccgctcctcttcttttccaaCCTTGCTCTTTGTGACGTCGTTGATACCCCGTTGGGCACTCCCAGCCCCATATCCGTCGAGACCACTAGATTCATTGTCGAGTTTTCCGGTtctgccaagttcaagagAGATGAGGGTGATGCTGTGTGTCCCGCCTCCCTTCCAGTCGTTTCGCGTGATAGATAAGACCTCTACTTACAGCTACATCATATAGGGCGCGTCCGAATTCTATTCGGTTCTGCAAGACTCGGGTCAAGATGTCACTCCATCACTTGTCTTTGACTCGGAAGTCTTTCGAGGAGTTTCGTTCGATGTAAAGAAcgccaccaacaacacaCTTGCCGAGATTGAAGCTCTTCCAGAGGTTGCCAAAATTTGGCCCGCGGCATTCTTCCACCTGCCGGTTGAAGGgtctgctgctgttgctgacaGCGATTCGCGACTCACATACCCTGCTTGGAGTGTTCACAACGACACCAATGTGGCTGCCATGCACCAGGCTGGTCACTTTGGTGAAGATGTTGTCATCGCAATCGTTGACTCGGGCATTGACTATACCCATCCCGCTTTCGGTGGCGGATTCGGTCCAGGCTACCGGGTCGAGGCAGGCTATGATCTTGTCGGAGATGACTATGTGGCTGGGGGTGAGTACAAGCCCGATGATGACCCCATGGACTGCTTGGGCCATGGAACTCATGTTGCTGGAATTGCTGCGAGTGGAGACTCGTACCTCCCCGGGGTGGCACCCAAAGCCCGTCTTCGTGCTTACAAGGTGTTTGGCTGTGGTGATGGCACCTACGAGGACACCATCGTGGCTGCATTTCTCAAAGCATACGAAGACGGTGCTGATGTGATCAATGCATCTCTCGGTTCAAACAGGGGGTTTCCGGACAGTCCAACAGCCCTTATCGCATCGACGATTGCAGCAGCTGGGGTTCTGGTCGTTTTTGCTGCCGGTAACAGCGGCTCCACGGGCCCTTTTTACACTAGTAGTGGCGGCAATGGCGTTGGAAGTCTTGCAGTTGGTAGTGTTCAAGCCGAGGACTGGGTTGCGTATCAGTTCACAGCTATTTCTTCCAGCGGAGAGACCCGAGATATTGTGAGTCACAACTCTTGCCGGCATTAACAGTAGCTAACAGCCATGTGAGCAACACAGGCTTATCTCAGCGACACCTTGAAGCAGTTCAACCTGAACGGCACTTTCGCGGCTTTCACTCGTCCCGACGTTCGAGAGAAAACTGCATGTACCTGGGATCAGCCCACTGGTCCCAAGGACTCTGTAACGGTCATCCCGTAAGTGAGCCATTATCTAAAGATGAATCTCATGGGCACTGATGAAGGAAAATTATAGCAAGGGCACATGCGCGTGGCAAATCCAGGACTCAAGTGTTATAGGAAAGACCAACAGCATCCTGTATATTCAGACAGAGTCAGGGGACTGGGAACGTCCAGATCGCGCCGTTTACAGAGAGGATCAACCTCAAAATTGTGAGTATGGAGAGCTGGCCTTATGAGTGATGTGACTGACAGGCTCTTCAACACAGCTGCTGTCATCCTGTACGAAGACGGTGACTGGATCATGAgccaggctgaggctggtTACGATGTCACATTTGAATTCATTCACAATAACCAGGCCATTTCTATCCCTCGTTCTGGCTTTGCAGGGGGGAGAATCAACGATTTCAGCTCTTGGGGGCCTACTCTTGATGCCAGGATGAAGCCTGAAATCTCGGCCCCTGGTGGCTCCATTCTGTCTACCTGGCCTGTGTCTTCGGGGTCATGGGCAACCTACTCGGGCACTAGCATGGCAAGTCCCTACGTTGCGGGAGTCGGAGCTCTTTTCTTCGGTTCCCGCGGTGGTCGCTCTGCTCTGGGCCCCAAAGCTGCCCAGATGGCTGTCGATCGTATCATCGCCAGCGGAAGACCGGTCCAACACAACGATGGAACCAGCAATCCTGCGTCTGTTGTTAGACAGGGGGCAGGAATTGTTGACGCTGCCTCTGTCATTCTGTCGGGCACCTCTGTCAGTCCGGCAAACTTGAATCTCAACGACACGGTTCACTTCAACCCGTCTCACCAAGTAGTTCTCACCAACTCCAACGACGAGACGGTCACATACCAAGTGACTCACGAGGCGGGCATCACTATACATACCAAAGGAAATGGGGATGCCTGGGTCTCCAGTGAGCCTTCGTACTCCAGTGACGAGGGTGAAGTGGCCACAGTTTCGCTCTCTGATGATACCTTCACCCTCGGTGCCGGCGAATCTGCTACTCTCCACCTTGAGTTTGTCGAGCCTGCGACCGTCAGCGCCAGTTATCTCCCTGTCTACGGTGGCCGCATCCTTTTCGGGGGCTCGAACGGCGAGGTTGTTTCTGTCACCTACATGGGTAAGTCGGCATCTGAGCCACCACGTTAGCATCTGGGGGTTACTGATCCTAATGCACAACAGGTATAAAAGGAAGTATATACGCAAGTGACACTTGGGAGATGGATCGAGGGGTTCCAATGTGGCTCAGTGGCTATGGTGGTTTGATGGAAGAGGGCTACGAGTACTCGTTGGAGACCGGCTCCGATGTGTTCCAGCCCTATTTCAACATCCTGTGGTCCACTCGCGAGATTGGCCTTGACGTAAGATTTGGGTTTCTGACTCGTTGAGAAACTGCGGCTGACTTACCCGGACAGTTTGTGACCAGGGATTGGGAGCCCAGTGACTGGGTGTATCCGCCTGTTGCCGGCAAGAACAACTGGATTGGCTCGGTTCGGACTCGGCCTAGTGGTCTCAATGATGAGATTATCAACTTCCCCTTGGTGAACTATCCTCGGGTCTCTGGAGCTTTCTATGTGGCACCCCAGGGATACTTTGCCAACGGCTCATCAATTCCCGATGGCGAATATCGGCTCCTTGGCCGAGCAGTCCGTACCTTTGGAGACTTGAACAACCTCGACGACTGGCAGTACGCGCTTTCACCGTGGTTCTCCGTGAAACGAGACATCAAGCCTACGGACACGACAACCTCTGAAGTCGCAAGTGCTACCACCCTTGCGAGTAGCGTCACCTCGGATGCTACGACTACTTCCGAGGCCCCTGTATGCACGGCTGGTGCTCCTCGCGCAGTGTCTCTGACGGCATATGTGGGAGATGCTGAGGACGGCTACAAGCTTTATCTCTATTCAGA includes:
- a CDS encoding MFS domain-containing protein yields the protein MFAISKMMALICLVAALNCATIGYDASMMSSLNILSEFQTQFDIDTNLKGLLTAAQNLGSIVTGFFVGALVDKYGRKMGILISSCLVLVSCVLHSTATTKAQLFIGRIIVGIAKSVDIASVPTYLVELAPPTRRGFVAGLYWACWLLGAIISSAVGYGARSIAGSWSWRLICICMAGPALSCIICLFFIPESPRWLIAHGREQEGLGVLARFHGRGDESHPLVTSQFREIKEAITFEQENRFESYRAWWKAFVGAKENLYRGFILMTLGVFEQTIGSSIITFYLGNVLDLAGITSEKEQFAINVSQNCVAFLSALVGICFIDRVGRVPMLVAGTTFCAAVLATMAGLTARETDNSVGRKGIIAMVYLFQIGYSSTWTPLSFSYCAEILNFTIRAKGMGIYSVFTSSAGFFNQYVIPIGLSGIGWRFYIVGTVWNVFVAIVIFFTYMETRGLTLEQIDQRFKGVPRDQLVDITQVYYGVKPITEAELESNAKKDVKNSVEPSQA